The Megalobrama amblycephala isolate DHTTF-2021 linkage group LG1, ASM1881202v1, whole genome shotgun sequence genome segment gcaaaggctttgcaaatctcatcatctacagtgcataacatcatcaaaagattcagagaaatgtataaatatctgtgcgtaagggacaagacCGAAGACCTTTACTAGATGCCCATGGTCTTCGGGCCCTGCATCAaatcatcggcatgattgtgtcaatgacattactaaatgggcccaggaatacttccagaaaccactgtcgttaaacacaatccgccgtgccatctgcagatgccggTGTAACccagttacaaaatatttttaagaagtaaaataaacacttttatttctctctttccctttctAAGCCAATCAAAATGTTGTATTGCCTTTGTCCCACCCTGCTGCATTGTCCATTGGTTGAATCAGCTCAGTGCCGATCCATGTACAAAAACAGATCACGTCTGATAGAAAGAGTGAGAGCACATTTTACTGCTGATcagaaaaaagttaaatatattGTAGAGAGATCGCAGTGGAGCGGCATTGATTGTTCATCAGTTTAATCAATCAGGTTTCCTGCATATCTTGGTGagttttgttaattattttgtCATATTAAGTGATTTTGATCTGATTAGCCTACGAGGCTAAACCATGTGCTATGTTATTGCGCAACATGCGCTATTGCATCATAATCATTCGAAATCATAACAACTACTCTAATTtcagtgaaatgttttttttgttctatATGAAGCTCTAGAATGTtcattatttgtaatatttggaTTTAAGTATGCATTTATGCAGACTGATGTTCTAAATGAGgctgcaaaatattttttctagttttTGCAAgtgtatattgaaaataatacatattGAGTGTTTTATTTCTTATTCTTTTGTACTGTGGGATCTATAGTACAATGTTTTCAGTTAAGATGATGTCGTTTGATTATTTTATCGGACCAATTCATTGAAATGCATCAGTATTTAAttgatgttttcatatacaATGTTCATATATGTAACATATATAAGTTATCTTCATAGAAATGATTGTCATTAGGCCTAAttgatgttaatgtttaaaCAAATGTTTTACGGTCACCTGTTTTGTAAATTCAGGTCGGGTCTTTAGTAACGAGAGGATTCTGTTCGTTGATCGTGAGGGATGTGAAACCTTAGATGGCAAGTCACCCAAACCGGATCTTCTAGAGTCTATGTGAACTTGAACTTCAAACCGTGAGGAACATTACGTGGTAGGACTGTTACCAACAAAGAGTCTTACAGACATCGGAGGACATTTTTGATTTTGACCATTTTTGAAAGACTGATCGTGCACTGGTCGTGCATGATACACATACACtgataaacacacacaccaacATTAGTTTAAAAAGGgggttttatttcatttttatttgtaagcCGACTACATTCTGTTGTGACTTTGTACAATATAATTTTCTTACTAAAGTTACATTGAAACTGTTACAGTGAATCTGTCCATTCATTTGTGTTGCAATGTCTGAACCTCTTACAAACCTAGAGTTGTGTATTTACCTATAGGTGGGTTAcaccaactaaagctctatcatgcagaaaagaagccatatgtgaacatggttcaTTCTTGATGGAAATCACGGATGCCATGTCCTCCGGGTTAAAGAGGAGGAAGACCTTCCTGCATGTTatcagcattcagttcaaaagccagcatctctgatggtatgagagtgcataagtgcatacggtatgggcagcttgcatgttttggtaGGCACTATGAATGCCGAAAGGTATATAAACGTTTTCCAGATGgtgtctatttcagggaaggcagtgtatttcagcaggacaatgcaaccacatactgcagctatttcaacagcatggcttcgtcgtagaagagtctgggtgctgaattggcctgcctgcagtccagatcacCTATAGAATCATTAAACGAAAAATACGCCAAAGATGACCACAATCTCTTCAgtagctggaaacctatatcaggcaaaaATGGGACCAAGTTCCAACATCAAATCCCAGAAACTCATTACCTTGATGCCCAGGCGTCTTcatactgttttgaaaagaagaggagatgctacaccatagTAAACAcaccccgtcccaactattttgagacccatagcaggcatcaaatttgaaatgagctcattttgtgcataaaattgtaaaatttctggACGTGGCCAGATGTACTAAGCTGAGTAGCCTAACTTTTTCCTCAAAACCAGTCAGTAACGTATTTAGGCCTGGACGACATGGGCAACGGCCCAGTGCGGCATCTTGCCGGTGGCAGCACGGGGTACCTGcgcaagaaaaaaatacaaatgaatgcGCAATCGGTTTCATTTGCTCATTTGTACGTTTCAGATGGTTAGTTTAGTGTGGTTTAGTTGTGGTTTTATCTCCACGGCAACAACActtctaaaataaaactacttCCTGCTAGCAATTTCTCAACATGAGTGTACATGGCTTTATATAGACGTGTGCAGAAgctatgatatatatatatatatatatatatatatatatatatatatatatatatatatatatatatatatatgtatacagggctgttgaatgctcaaATCTGACTGGTTGACCAACGTTCTAAGATGTGcagttattttcagggaaaaACACGGGTAAAGTAGTTCTagcaggtcttgaccgcattacagttccatatcacttcgccaaatgatttcagttatctcaataggtccttacagcctacaACCGCAAAAGATTATTATACAAattatttccatgttttttgcaacaaaatatttttgtgtgtgtgtcctgaaAGCgcatactctctctctctctctctctctctctttcaaacgtACACACGTACTGTATAgtacacacactcgcacagatCATTTGGTAAGCCCTGCTCTGATAaattaatcagtaaaatagtttagcaacGTCAGATACATGACTCACCAGTGAGGTAATAACTGTACACTTCTTGAGATAATTGCTATTAGTAGAGACACTGCTGCCGTGAGAGATGCATAGGCTATACTCTGGTAGGCTAATTCACATACTGTATGCtgcttattctctctctctcttaactGTGTTAATAACTGTATCAATGGTATAATTCTGCTATCAAGGCTCAAGCCTCCGTTACAAGAtctgaaattacattttaaaattagcaacagaggcttgggatgagatgcTTAAGAAATTAGTTCCacacacaagagtgttttaaggacaaatgtcttgaaatactggaacagtgtcttgaggtgtggtaaccatAGTATAAGCAGAATAATTGACTCTGGTCCtttgaattcttagaaaataacgCACAACCGAGGTGTAATGGCCACATGAATGGCCGCATTTccacctcgggtgtgcattatATCCTAAGAATTCAacggacgatttcaaaacactgcttcatgaagctttgaaggtttacgaatcttttgttttgaatcagtgattcagagcacgtatcaaactgccaaagtcccgtgaactattgaagtttgaaaacacttatgatgtaacgaagcctcgtttactgaaatcatgtgactttggcactctgaaccactgattcgaaacaaatgattcataaagcttcaaagctttatgaagcagtgttttgaaatcgcccatcactagatattgttgaataaagttgctattttgttagttttggcacacaaaaagttttcttgtcactttataatataaagGTTGAACcatctgtagtcacatgaactgtttttagtagctttagtAGCTTTGTAGCTTTCCAGCAGTAATAGGCTATGCTACAAATTCATGCTGTTGCTTGATTAAGAGCaacactttacataaaaatagcGCACATAAGAAATAATGGAGCTCCATGTTGACAGAATTACAAGGCAGCAAGGACATAATGTGCACACTTTGATTGAAATTAGATAAAGTCTCATGTGAACAGTCCACCAAATCTTTCAATCAAAATGATTTTAATCGGAATGACAAAAAATTGTACAGACTAGTGAAAGGGATTTGCCGTTAGCACTAGACCCGCTCACTGTGATGCAGGAGCGACCAGCCGGCAGAGTTTGGTCTTAAGCCTGGGATACACAGCACGATTTTAGcaatcctataagatcattacaaatcacacCGTGTGACATGGATCTAATAAACTTGGGTACGACATGCATGTAGACTGTACGATGATGACACCTATTGACTCGTGAGCTACGATGCAGGTTTCTGTAGAAGAATAAAACGTCATCAGCATGTGCTAGTGGTAAACAAAAGGCCATGTTGAATCACACTTTGGTAGTAGTTTGtatgtgtgctgaaaaaaaaggAAGCAGCGAAAGAAGAAGGGAAAAGAGTTTGAGGTAAGCAGTTTTAAATTTTAGTACCATGTCGTGTTGATTTTGTGTCgcatttttattggctggtcAGTAGACGTAGGTTGTAGCACCAAACACGCTGGGCGTtgatcatgctgaatttctgacaTGATCATAGGCTATCTTTGGTCAAAAGACCAGGAAAACGGCCgtctttgaacctctctcactgtacAACATAGAACCACCAATTAAGAGCCACGATAACAGAAATCTCCACGATTGTTTCACGATGGCAATCTTTTGTCTGGGACAGCCAAAAATCATGCAGTGTATCCCAGGCTTTAAAGCTTTCTGCGAATGGCTATGTTCGCAAATTTGTCGCAATGAAATGATTAAGTCTCAATTTAGAGCATATGCATGAGAATACAGGACAAACTGCATTCCGTATGCCTTTCATATGGAACGCTTCATACGGTATGATTCCATATTATACGGGACGGTTGGCAACCCTACCTATATGCCAGTGTAACGAGTGTAAAAACAGCATTATTATTTTCACTCAAAATCCTCAATtgttctgtgtgtgtatatatatatatatatatatatatatatgatatatatatatatatatatatatatatatatatatatatatatatatatatgaatgattctattattttaaatagattgtTTGATTTCATTGTAGCTACTGTCTTTTTGATTTAGTTACACTGGTATGCATAGTTTTGGAGTTTATATACGATTGGTAATGAAGTGTACTGGCCCTTTAAGAGACGGTTAACTTTaggccagtgttgccaagtccgcttATTATAAGCGACtttgggcttgtttttctgtaaagtcGCTTACAAATATTGGTAGTCGCGGGTCGCGTTTTTTTTGGGCTTGTTTCTAAAGTGTAGTTGCTTATTTGGGCTTGATCCCCAGCTCCATAATAAGTTGTCAAGCAGATATTTtctatatgttatttaaatgtaggAGTTTGTCTAGCCTGTTCTCTCTGTCCTCCCCTTTCCCCATACACACAGGagacagcattttttttctcgtgatcacgacATAAAAGTTCTTTTTACAATGATTGATTCTGAAACACACTGTACCCGGattctactgttgctatagtaacgaaCACAACTTTGACGCGCATCTGATCGGCGGATAAAACATGCGCTCATATATCTTGCCAGCTAAATATTTACTTCACTTAATTATAaagtttacaataaataaatacatataggctaatcaatcattgttcaataaatgtacggtgtttatgtgtgttgttTCCTACAAATGTAGAAAGTACAATAGGTTACACACTATCACTGAATTAAATGACATATGCTATAAATCATATTTCCTATACATTGAGTGACATTTTTAGGTAAACGAACACTGAAACTGCGATGATTAAAATAGCGTCTTAAAGATACACAGGTTCAAACAGAATACTGTAGGTGAcatcaaaattagttttaataaacaatGGGGGTTGGGGGGGTCCGTAGAAAAAGTCGCttgttttgggcttgttttcACAGGCCTTTTTGCTTATTTGTCTCGCGAGATCTGGAAACACTGCTTTAGGCGCGCTCTTTCCTCTCAGTCAGTCAGATCACGCTGAACTAAACTGAGGTGAGGATTGTCCGGTTGGTCAGAGCCAAAGCCCAAAGGTAACAATATTTCTACATATTAGTTGATGTTTATGTTAAAAACTGTTCTTTGGGGTGTTTTAACTTCATTTACAATGTGGGATTACACCGATGTgccgtttttttttaaaagctgttTTCTACCCTGAGcatgtgaagtttcataaatgTTCTTACATAAAATAACAGTTCACGCTAAACTAAACTGAGATGATGATGTCCGGTGGCTCACAGAGCCAAAGATGATGAagtttgttaatattaattctTCGTCTGTCCAGTGAGTCATAGAAGTTTGGTGTTACACCAACACTGTAAGATTTCTATTAGAGGTTATTAGAGGTTTTGGGATTTTGAGTAGAGTTTAATTACAGGTCTGTTAAATATTTATCTTTTACTGCTTTCTCCTTCAGAAGCATACCAATTTTAAGTTAACAGTTATtacatgattattttattgctgTATTACATTTACACGGGCTACTGTGGATCATCTATGAAAAGATTTCCAAACAGCACTGGATGAAAGAGgaacataaacatacatgaACAACGTGTGGAACATGCACAGTTTTACATGCATATGCACTACTGTTCATCtacagtatcttctgctcactcataatatatatatatatatgaagaaatAATTTACTCAGAGTTTTACGCCAAATACAATacctgcatttaaaaaaaaaaaaaaaaaaaacggatcAAGCAAGAAGTCTTCACCACAATGTTCTGTTACAATCTTTACATTTTATAGTTTGCATGGGTTACAGAGTGTTTCACTTAGTACAGGCTTTCCTTATTTGAGTATAGAAATCAAACTTTACATCCCCAGATTCCAGTTGCTCTTTAGACATATTCATCTTAGGTCATTTCTTTCTGGTGTTCTATATTAATGCCTTGTCCAAATAACCACACTTGTggtcttggccacttgagagcGCCAGGAAGAAACATTACACATTACTGCTTCTGCTTCTGAGTGTTCAAGGCTAAGcatatcccatcatgcattatgtttgGGAACTCACATGCCCCGAAATCATGAGGTGTCATTGAAATTAATTATATAGtacatataatttggtagtaatatataaagtattgaactttttattaatgcaaagatgagtaGGCTATGAGCATTGTGTACAACATTTGCAAAtgctcacatttttaaaattgtgtctTCTGAACAGATATttagaagtgtattttaaaatgcatagtattgaaaataataaaaataatttgcaaGACTATAAATGTGTCCCATCGGGTAATCAAAAGTTCTacacacacttgcagtctttaCACCTATTTGAAAACTAGAGCCAAATACATGAAATACGTCAtgtaagtagacaagtggtcaactgccaagactgcaagtgtgggtatttggacagggaTAAGTCTTTGCTGCAAAGCataaaatacatcttttgatgGCAGTTTGCCGTTTGGACTTATTTTAACTAGCTAGAGGCACTGGTTCCCTTTTTTTGCCTCATTGTTTTGGAACCCACAGGATGTCAGTTGCAGTTACAGCGCTGAGGCTCTATAGTAAGAGTCTCAACCTTGCCTGTGGCATTTCCCAGCTTGACCTCAAAACCAGTTTGAGCAACCGATCCTTTCACAGGTTTCATTAGTCTTTTGTTAAATCTCTCTTGCTGTCTAATAATAAGtacaaactgtgttaaatagaatttgcaagcaaaaaggtttctgtccaacagtgtttttttctactttgcCACAGTAAAGAATGCAAATATTATAGGCCTATTTCAAACCAAAAGAAGAAACGTTTATAATCCCCAGCATGAGTGAAGGTTTGGAAAAGGAAACAagagattccatgttcagtggaataactaatggaataaaTTCTTTGATAATCGGGTGACTAGATTGCGGTTCAcaaaacagaatacaaagctGACAAAGCTTAAATTTATGGACTCATGTATGGAGTCATGCGGCAtgaatccaaatgtttccatggtgatgtcacatttaattgctaatctattatttattttgtaaacaaagATTTGTGCTTCACTTGTGTCATATTTACGTAAATACTGGCACAGCCCTATCAGCAGTACCAAATGAACCCGGTACTCCCAATACCACAGAAATGCTGGTTTTGTCactttttcaaaatttcagtgctttcacttttgacaacactaaagCCAACACTTGAGAGTTTACAGTTCTAGACTCAGACTGTTATTAATATGGAGATATATAAGTTcaagcataaaaataaataaattaataatatatttttaaatgtataaatattatgtGAATGAAGTACAACATCTTATAACCACAACTAAAGTAAAGCCACAAGTGTGGTCATGCTTCATTTCAAATCTGAGGAAGATATCTCTACAACTATGCATTTTACGAAGCATATTGTAAGACCATGTCATGTGAGTTTTTATCAAGGCTGTTTAGATGCTAATCATAATGTTATTTCCCTGTAAACACTTACTTGCAGCTTTCTAACTAGTCTTCTAACAAATTTCAAAATTCCattgattcacaagcttgcaatttgatttgattttcattaatttacgatttaataatgattattttggaTATATAAGGAACAGCTCAAGCtaaactaatgctgtaaaatatagcctatatgtGAATCAGTTCTACATTactattgaaggttaaaattaactgatttgtatacaaaAGTTGAAGTTAAGGAAGTTTTTATACTAATAAAGTTAAAATACTAACTTTACAATtacaatgtaattatatttctactccaattcgttttttgaaatacattatttaaatggtggttgttataaaaacattacattacatattgaagaacattaaaaattataatgaatgtgtaatattgtgcatatatttagcaaaacgCTCCTCTCTGGAGTTGAGTTTTATTGCAGATTAATGagttatggtcactgaatatggtttttttgaggtaaatgtgacatcaCATGACATTGCTTATTGACGTCTTTTGCTGTTGAAACACGGATTGAGTGATTCCATGAGACAGGATACGGATTTTgttaagttgtactgtatcttgcAACATACCTTTGGGTGTTCATTCAGGTTTATTTCACGCTGTAACCGTATTAAATCAGAGGATATTATCTGTTCATGTGCGGTTCGTGTTGCCACCTCTcttgaactgaggcactacagcgatctgtcatgccacattaaacagcgccaaaacggttatttttgaatttcataataaaatggacagGATTTGCCATTTATTGGATTGGAGGAGCGCTACAatgttctgttcattcatcaatgcctgactaatcgattcttgggatttaaaaATTGATATAAGTTTGTAAAAATTAGAACTGATTAAAATTGTGAAATCGATATatagcaaagttccttgattatgcCGGAATTaaagtatagttcctagccatatcctAGCCGCCGATTTCCTCCACCTACCCCTCCAGTGGGTATTCCCCTGTGGTTCTGCCAGGCCCTAAGCCCAAACCACCCAAGAAGAAGTCCACCGCGAGGCCCAGACAGCCGAAAAAGATGGTCGCTGCCTGACCAGAGCCTCCAGTTCAGCCTGCCACCAAGCAGCCCAAGTCTCCAGTGAATCCTGTCCATGAGCCCGCTCCCTCAGCCTACGAGCCTGCTCCTCCAGCCTTCGACGAGCCCTCTCTGTCCTTCGACGAGCCCTCTCCGGCCCTTGACAAACCAGCTCCTGCCCCCCCAACATATTTCAGTCCACAAATCCCTACCTGCCAGCACAGAATCCCCcaagaatattttttggggGGCCATATACCTGTGGGTGGGTTTCCAGCTCATCCATGGCCGCCTACAGACTCTAACTCGCCATAGCCGCCCACGgtccctgacccgccatggccgcctttGGCCACTGACTCGCCATGGGTGCCCAAGGCTTCGGATCTGCCCTTGAGACCTCCGCATCTGCCTGCACTCCCCTCAGTCACAGTTAGGTCTtcagggcgcccaccccccctTCCCGGTTGTTCCATCTACAGGGAGGTAATGTCACAGTTCCCTTCCATTCCGGACTCCAactcccatcatcctccctgTCTCACACCTGCACGTACTTCCCTATCAGCTCACCATCATCATGGGTTCCCCACACCTGGATCACCTCATCATCTCTcccttataatggactcactcacTGCACTCCCTTGTCGGTTCTATTGTTTATCTTATGTTGTGTTGTAACTTTCCTAAAATAACAATATAGAGATTTACACcaaattatttttgtgtgaatgagttgaatttatgaattcacaTTTGTGTAACCGGTGGCTGAAGAGTTATCCTGgcttaaatgtttgtttaatggTAGACCTAATTCTACTTGGCACCCAAATTAACTAAAATTCAACTACATTTCAATTAAGCTCCTTTTGTTTAGGCGTGTAACCGTTACATGCCGttgattaaatatatttaagttcTCATTGCAGAAACATGGGATTTgtctataaagttttaaaaaaaaataattgaagaTCAATTTCCTCATTCATAGAAAGTTTCAGGGACATTACCtaacattcatatatttatatataaaaaaaagtattttatatcTATAtagtattttgtagtttatgcTATTATGCCAGGGCTCGCTtgttatgtatatatgtatatttctctctttggattattttgatgtactgaaaatgaaattaattattttttctttcatttcagacCTGATGGAAGAGAgcgaggagagtgaagaactgagtgaagtagaggagaaacatcatgacaaacctggagaaaaacctttgagtcactcaaagactaaaaagacacttttaaacaaaagaagagccaagaaatctacaacctgcactcagtgtgggaagagtttatCAACCAAACGAAGTCTTGGTGTTCACATGAagatccacaccggagagaagccgttcacatgtgatcagtgtgggaagagtttcatgCTATCACAACAACTGAAAAgacacatgaagatccacaccggagagagGCCGTTCATGTGTGATCAATGTGAAAAGAGCTTCCAATACAAACGTAGTCTTGAGATTCACAtgaagatccacactggagagaagctgttcaagtgtgatcaatgtggcaaaacattttttacctTATCAAACCTGAAGACACACATGTCAGTTCATATGAAGCAGAAGCCAtatttatgttttgtgtgtgaaaAGAGTTTTTCACGGCTGCAAACTTTACAAGCacatcagaaaacacacaccggtgtgagagagtacatgtgctttgagtgtgagaagacttttattaGAGGGAGTGATTTAAAACaacaccagagaattcacactggagaaaaaccttatgAGTGTTTACattgtgacaagagattcagtctgtCAGCACATCTGAAAAGACAcaagaggatccacactggagaaaaaccttacaagtgttcacactgtgacaagagattcaattgTTCAGCATCtctgaaaagacatgagaggatccacattggagaaaaaccttacaagtgttcacactgtgacaagagattcagtctgtCATCACCTCTTAAAatacatgagaggatccacactggagaaaaaccttacaagtgttcacagtgtgacaagagattcagtgtgtCAGAAATtctgaaaagacatgagaggatctacactggagaaaaaccttacaagtgttcacagtgtgacaagagattcagtgtgtCAAATTCTGAAAAGACATGAGAAGATACACAGCAGAAAGACGCCACACACATAAGACTGGAGAAACTGGAAGATAGGGCTACTCTCTGAGAAAACAAagtaaattaacatttgaactctctTGTAAAATTAGCATCCCCAACCCAAGACGCAATCACCTCAATATTGTCTTAATTTACATTTCTTTCCCTTTGTCGCCTCTTCCCCCATCTCTTCTCCCCCCACGCTGAGATCATCTGAAATTCATATACATGTTTGGTATaatttgaaatgtctcagtgtgaCTGGTAAGAGGTCTCATTCCCACAGAGGTTAACCCAAAGGTAATAAAGGTTTTAAGAGTTTAGAGATATTTTGCTTTCTGTGGAGGGTGAA includes the following:
- the LOC125265921 gene encoding gastrula zinc finger protein XlCGF52.1-like, with translation MSSYEPAPPAFDEPSLSFDEPSPALDKPAPAPPTYFSPQIPTCQHRIPQEYFLGGHIPEKHHDKPGEKPLSHSKTKKTLLNKRRAKKSTTCTQCGKSLSTKRSLGVHMKIHTGEKPFTCDQCGKSFMLSQQLKRHMKIHTGERPFMCDQCEKSFQYKRSLEIHMKIHTGEKLFKCDQCGKTFFTLSNLKTHMSVHMKQKPYLCFVCEKSFSRLQTLQAHQKTHTGVREYMCFECEKTFIRGSDLKQHQRIHTGEKPYECLHCDKRFSLSAHLKRHKRIHTGEKPYKCSHCDKRFNCSASLKRHERIHIGEKPYKCSHCDKRFSLSSPLKIHERIHTGEKPYKCSQCDKRFSVSEILKRHERIYTGEKPYKCSQCDKRFSVSNSEKT